Genomic window (Arctopsyche grandis isolate Sample6627 chromosome 5, ASM5162203v2, whole genome shotgun sequence):
ATATTATGATTTACTCAATGACTTTACATGAGCTGTGTGATGGcacattatatattgtattatgatTGGAAATAAAGAAATGTGTTCTCAAAATTTGTTATCATTCCATTTATTTACAGATTTTCTATGCGTGTTTGCGTAGTGGTGtgtaaatttatcactacaatGTTTTCAACGTCGATTTTCTCCATCAGTTGTACGCTTTGAAGGTTTTCTTACGGAATAACAATGTTGTATTTGCACCATTGAGCAGCATTCACGTCGTGATTATGAGGTTTAGTGTTTCAGACAAACCCGCTTTGCTTTTATGCGTTTGTCATTGGAAATGTCATGTCGGATAAGGTGTATTTTTACCCCATTTGATTTTGTGTGTCTCATTCGTGACATTTCCTGtttggaaatatatttttatgaaggtGTATATAACCTAATATGTTGAAGTGTCAAGTTTATTCTATAAGAATCATTAGAATTGGTTCTCACATTAgacctttttatatatgtacatacatatgttatatgtagaGCTAATTTTGGGATCAAATTAGAATATGGCAAGTATACAACATACAATGTACAATTGGAATAATTGGTTGTGAATTTTGTATTGGAAAATTTTCCTTAATCAAATGAGCAAATTCAATTCATAATATTTACGTTTTGTTTTCATAAAAGTAATGATAGAATTCGTGCATCTTTTCAACtatgtagtttttatttaatcgtatacattaattaaatttatatttcttttatattaactagtgtttttacccggtttcgctcggtatttgtaatataaactgcttaaacatggccaatctaatagtaaacattttattaaatttatttgaatagttttattttatttaaatttatttgaatattaatttgtttttttctacgaaccaaacaaacatacaaagtttctttcgaaattatatataagatgtcaaattgaattatgaggaaaaccaatttttttttgttcgttttattttctttgcggagataaaataaaatatattttttatatacagaaaAAGCATGAGAACTAAAACCTTGCAATTTTTCTCATgctgcattttatttatattttttaatttttgtacatgGTAAACAAGACATAcaacaatataattattttagattttcaaaacacatttacatttacaaattgttaATGGCATTAAATTTGTTTTGCACACAAATCTGAACTAAACAACCAAACACAAAACATTTATAATACTgttatatacaattatatattatatatttatttatgtgtgtatatcatataatatttaataataaaaaataaaacagagaCGTTGTCTTGTCCTTATAATAAAGGCAAAGacctgaataaaaatatttatagaaggaaattgaatattattttacattgagttcatttttgaattacaaaaaaaaacaaaacaaaaaaaaacaaatgaattactTTCGTTATAACTCGGCATAAAATTAATTAGAGTTGATTCTTACACTCATTCAGAATCATatttaattggtaaaaatagctatatatttataatatttaatgttaacCCATAATTTCCTATACATAATAACCATGTTCGTAAAATACGAAAAACAAACAGATCGCACACAAATTGAAGAAagcgtttatatatttttataaatctaaTAGGAAGCCATGGGTTAAATTTTGTTTGTCATGTTTGGTTATGCGTGATAGATTATATTATTTCGGAGAATTTTCATGAGCGTACATGCAAGTTGTTTCAACACTGAGAAAATGTTAAAGAGCATAGTAAGTATAACATTATATTTCCCACGCAtggatgaaaaataattaatgcttCATAAGTTGTTAGAACAAGCTGTTTATGTCGTACTAGTAACAGATTCACAGTATTGAACAAATGCAGGTCGCCATTGTAAATACTCCGTTTCAATTATGATTCTACATAtgtgtttgtttttgttataatttaaatatacgcTTTTATGCGTTCAATTTAACCCCTTCCAATCTCATAAAAATCAGTCAATATTcaccataaaatatattttatatataaaatgtatgttaacaaaaaacttttttgaataaccctttgagtgccaTAGATTTTTTTGATAGTTCGAAATTCACTACTGAATGTTTCTTAGTCAAAATTAATAGAGCAGTGTGTGCCTGAGAGGCTATGCGGACGGAGCGACTGCTCGAAACCAAAAATTAAAGgggacttattttttttatattttcattttatttacgaATCCGTctacaattttgaattattaaatcattttaatattcaaagcGAATAAAATCATGAAAAGATTGaatttatgtaggtattatcCAGCCACCACAAACTGAAAGATTTTCGACAAAAGCTGTCTAAGGCACTCACAAGGGTCAACTGGTAAGGGGttaggtatgtatataaatttttttccgacttaattgcattataattgtaatttaaaaatatctctCGGAGTTTAATTGACTAAttcgaaaatattgaataacacACTTACAGGATACACGTTGATTGTGGCGAATGGAGGTTATAGCGCGAGTTCGGCTGAGATGATGATTtggaatgatgatgatgagggTCGTCCGCGAGGGGCGCGCTTAGGTTGAAGCCTCCGCGTCTCTCTGATCAGCTGCTCCGGCCTGGTCTGCCTCGGGCTCCTGGTCCCTCTTGCCCAGACCGAAATTGAACTTGTTCAAATCACGTCGTCTCCTGCCCAATCCGAATTCATACCACTGCTTGTAGCCGACAGATTGGGGCAGGCGTTTGGACGAGTCGGACTTTTTGCCCAGTCCAAACTCGTAAGCGGCTTTCTTGCCCAGTCCAAACTCGTAAGCGGATCTCTTGCCCAGTCCGAACTCGTAAGCGGCCCGTTTGCCCAAACCAAATTCATAAGCTGCCCGTTTGCCCAAACCGAACTCATAAGCGGCTCTCTTACCCAAACCGAACTCGTAAGCCTTCTTGCCCAAGCCAAACTCGTAAGGAGATCGTTTGCCCAGTCCGAATTCATAAGGAGATCGCTTTCCAAGTCCGAATTCGTAAGGAGACCGCTTTCCGAGTCCAAATTCGTACGGAGATCTTTTTCCGAGTCCGAATTCGTACGGAGATCTCTTCCCAAGACCGAATTCGTATCCTCTAGCTAATCTTTTATTTTCTTCGACAGAGTCTGGAGACATTCTTTTGCCTAGTCCGAAGCTGTAGGGTCGGGCTCTCTTAGGATCCACATCTGAAAAGTTGTACAAAGTATTTGATTGtattatctaaatataatatgtaagtcaATCATACACAAGTGTCATTAAtgcaatattatgtacataatattaaaacagTGTGTAAATTGGTGCATAAATTAAGTTGACAGAAAGTGGGACGTAGATTTTGACGTGTGCGTAGGAGGGGTGGTTTCGTTGGTGATAGTAATTAGACCCTGtcggtttaaaaaaatgtaatataataatataaaagtgggcacattttttttttagataagcACTGGAAACgtaattatgaaaattaattatggatataatataactaaaataatataattagtgCTCGTCATAACTTCGGTGAAACACTATCTCTTTCTCTTTATCATTTTCTTCCCCTTATTTTCCCATTTTCTATTTTCCCCTCTTTAAGGTGTTACACGTAGATGGAATAACCGACTTTTACTTCACATTTGAaggaaaataacaaaaaatttcattgtatgTAACAAACTAGTTTAGTGTATAgagtctacatattatatacatatagcgtatactatatatacctacatacatatgtatgtatatgtagtcgttagattttatttatatacatatgtatatgtagtcgtGGGTTTGTCTTTcactaataaaatataattaacaataaatattatatgaatttaaaacgattttatataaaaatatacttttgcaACTTTTTGTGTAGACTAGaaagtataaaaatgtattttttttttgtattaattttatataagacgTGTATCTGTTTCATTCCAAGTGATCACTTCGGTTCGTTAATGAATATACTAGTTCGTTCATATTTAGCTAACAGTCAAAATCTTTCTTCAATTATATAGACTCACCGGGTGTTACATGAAACTTTttgctgtcaaaacctttgagatgttaaaatgccaagtatttaaaaggtaaATCCTGTGGAAatcacattacaacgttgctataattcccgtttcggctaattaaaaaaatattgcaacccagggtaagcattCATATAttgaggatgggacaaacgatagAGAATTCTTATATTGTAGTTTGTcgatgaacaaactagttcgtttgtcaattcgTTCTGTTGTGCACACTATAAATGgctagattggttcgtgtatgaacaaactagtatattGACTTTTACGCTTTTCTATGGTGATTTGTGTGCATCTAATTTTTCTAAACATTTACGTTTTATACGCAATCGTCATTTTCtattggaatttaaaatttgaaaatcaacagaatttcatatgaatttatttaattatatatgcatgtacatatgtacatatatgtttaaaaaaggaatcgtgatttgttttctcctcctgtggctcgcacaaatatgtatgttggcAACGTTtccaatatctagagcgatatatctgctcaaccgggttgttggtgaaattgacctgttTAATGTAATTCAACTgtgctgaactggttgagtggttgtggagcaacgcccgtggttgattttatcaatcataaatgtcaatgatttttctatcaaaatataaaaggtggttattattatgatgttatgattgtgtgactagccacagtgacgcgttagagtactctgttaaaaattaaaaataaatatgcacatacgtatatgtatgtatgtatgtatgcaatcaCGTTTAGATGCAACGTGACCTAcgaatatgtatacacaatacATAAGTTTAAGCTAGTATAATTTTCAGTCACAAAAGGCAGCGAACAAAAGTGGATTTTGAATACGAACCCAGGGgacgaatttaattaattatgtaccTACGTACTTGAAACGTGCACCAACAGGTGTCCGTCAAAATAACAATAATCCGATAGGGAGAAGAATGAGAAGGACCTCGTGGGAAAGGGGACTTTTGTCTCTGCCGACTTTTTTGCATAAATACGCGTAACGCGTCCAAACGGCGTGCGCCATAATCCGATTTGGGTATGAATTTAATTAGGGGTCGGCGTTTTTATTTCGCGCACGAATAACGTCCTCCTCTGAATTGTAATTAGCCTCATCACCTCACCACCCCCCTCCCAGGACTACATCCCCCCTTTTATCGTTTACTCGGCCGGTTATTCGGCATTTTGCCGCAGGTGGTCGGGATCATTCCCAAATCTGCGGTCCTCAAAGGCGATAATGGGATTGGCCGTACAAAAGTAATCCGAAGAAGGAGATATCGAGATGTTTAcacttttcaattaattaaacgaCTCTAATGCGAGTGGACGGCGCTTTGAAGTTTGCCACTAAGGACGTTGATGTTCTCCGAATAAATTTACGGgtgtatagaaaaaaaatgtttcgttatGTAaggattaaaaatttcaatataaatgtggattaaattattaattaaagctttgatttcggtgtgtACGcttagaatatatatttttttctattcatattttttgtatcaTTAACCATATGTAGCATAGCTCAATGGGTCGGTTATTGATTGGGAGGTTCTGAccttaatcgaaaaaaaatgatctGTAATATATTAAAGCCcgttttaaaggtcaaggaattcaACCCTTAAatccctcaacatgaggccattCCTCTCCTCCCCAAGgaatacagtctgagagactgtttcgtcggagaacgagacggtaaAAAGTAATATGACAATAAAagacacatgtatatgtatacaggcggtatagctcggtggttcgTTAATTCCTACCATCGATAAGTACTGGGTTCGAGCAATGGTTTAACCTCGGATGAAAATAATTTCTACCGAgcatttctgcagtgctgctattcagacttggatatttgtaactccaagtcatTCGATTACTaccagagattgccaatttatctaattttattgttgaaacggtttctcaccAAATTAGaaatcaccactatttgaacataatttcaaatttataatctattaatttatgtacaattttaaaacCAGAGGTGTCACTTTGTGTAACTTGTAATGTttccatggtaaaatataaattaaatatgaatttgagCGGTGCGATCCGTTCTACCGACTTGAAATTTCTCGAGACTCATTTTCTTGACTTTTTATCTACttgaacaggagtttgtatattgtatacaaaaatgttttttgtatacatgtatgaaatatctttaatatgcgagcattaatatatttaatatgtgatATCTTTAATATGCGagcattaatatatttaatatgtgatATCTTTAATATGATCATTCACGATTTTTTAACTATTaacacaaattattttttaaaatatttaaaaattaattcttactatattatttttcatagttaatgtttatctcgtaCAATAAGTGTGtatacaaactcgacgacgaAATATACCGAAAAAGTCGTGAGAATTTGAGAAATTTCAAAGTAAATTTGTCTACctatttagaaataaaaatattaacccAAAACAATGGTTGCCATTTTTCATTCTGTCTTCTTCAAAAGTAAAGGCGACACCTCTGCCAAAGAAAAACCTTTGTCAATTTTACAACATGGaaaatattatagtaaatatGCTCATTATGGTGCTGCAACTATGTATATAGTACTtcgtaattttgttttataagaAACGTGAAAATATTATGAAGCCTTATATTGTGATTGAATCGAATTTAATGCAGTTTTCCCTATAACATTGGGAAATTTCATTGACAGGGTTTTAGTTGCGTATGTAATTGTGGTATGATTTTAGGAATGTGAGtagaaaatgaaaaagttaatgataatgataaaaaaatgaagGCGAAAGAGATTTTATGTGcgctttcatacatacatatttacatatgtactacgttacatatatgcataatgcAAACGGTTATAGCACCTAACAT
Coding sequences:
- the AstA gene encoding allatostatin A isoform X1, producing MFIRNKIKMPSLTLCVLVLVLGAQVLCSQETRPDIGEVVPDKTDGEIDSEVHEMDKRAPSYDFGLGRKRGYTYVSEYKRLPVYNFGLGKRSPAYEFGLGKRPHPAEEDDAEDVRDDDGLWSDRVEQDDQDWSNDDQDVYDVDPKRARPYSFGLGKRMSPDSVEENKRLARGYEFGLGKRSPYEFGLGKRSPYEFGLGKRSPYEFGLGKRSPYEFGLGKRSPYEFGLGKKAYEFGLGKRAAYEFGLGKRAAYEFGLGKRAAYEFGLGKRSAYEFGLGKKAAYEFGLGKKSDSSKRLPQSVGYKQWYEFGLGRRRRDLNKFNFGLGKRDQEPEADQAGAADQRDAEAST
- the AstA gene encoding allatostatin A isoform X2 translates to MPSLTLCVLVLVLGAQVLCSQETRPDIGEVVPDKTDGEIDSEVHEMDKRAPSYDFGLGRKRGYTYVSEYKRLPVYNFGLGKRSPAYEFGLGKRPHPAEEDDAEDVRDDDGLWSDRVEQDDQDWSNDDQDVYDVDPKRARPYSFGLGKRMSPDSVEENKRLARGYEFGLGKRSPYEFGLGKRSPYEFGLGKRSPYEFGLGKRSPYEFGLGKRSPYEFGLGKKAYEFGLGKRAAYEFGLGKRAAYEFGLGKRAAYEFGLGKRSAYEFGLGKKAAYEFGLGKKSDSSKRLPQSVGYKQWYEFGLGRRRRDLNKFNFGLGKRDQEPEADQAGAADQRDAEAST